The following are encoded in a window of uncultured Sphaerochaeta sp. genomic DNA:
- a CDS encoding winged helix-turn-helix transcriptional regulator yields the protein MNKPFSYNLMQSEHTPKEFSILSYIEQNSDATQRQLSEHVGVSLGMINILLKRLVKKGLVKIERLQPNSVKYFLTPQGIASKLERTYGYIVRTYRELSLFKGSIKGVLHTLITDRNKDRVWFFGPDDDFILVVRELLASDFPELEERIIMEQDQVKALLKKEPNSLLLTWNADSFSYIESLGVTPVHILSKVTVLDTKDCEG from the coding sequence ATGAACAAACCTTTCTCTTATAATCTTATGCAAAGCGAACATACACCCAAGGAATTTTCTATTCTTTCCTACATTGAACAGAACTCAGATGCTACACAACGACAGCTGTCTGAGCATGTTGGTGTGTCTTTGGGGATGATCAATATTTTGTTGAAACGTTTGGTTAAAAAAGGGCTCGTTAAGATAGAGCGACTCCAACCCAATTCCGTAAAGTACTTCCTTACTCCCCAGGGGATAGCCAGTAAGCTGGAGAGGACCTATGGGTATATTGTGAGGACGTATCGGGAGCTTTCTCTCTTCAAGGGGAGTATCAAAGGGGTGTTGCACACCTTGATCACCGACAGGAACAAAGACAGGGTATGGTTCTTCGGACCAGATGATGATTTTATTCTTGTAGTACGTGAGTTGCTTGCGTCTGACTTTCCTGAATTGGAAGAGAGGATAATTATGGAGCAGGACCAAGTAAAAGCACTCCTAAAGAAAGAACCCAATTCACTACTTCTTACCTGGAATGCTGATTCCTTCTCTTACATTGAATCACTCGGGGTAACTCCTGTGCATATACTCAGTAAGGTTACTGTGCTCGATACAAAGGACTGTGAAGGATAA
- a CDS encoding GNAT family N-acetyltransferase gives MQIRQIREEDIPVCAQLANDLPLGKTYGFTKDKWIQKLQRACTEKENLLFIAEEEGRLAAFAWVHTHGAFLAAPYLRFIAVDPSFQGRGVGTLLLKEFEEQTRYLKKDWFLLVSEFNIGAQQFYEKHGYQRVGALPDFAKEGIAEVIMVKKHEGRN, from the coding sequence ATGCAGATACGTCAGATCAGAGAAGAAGATATTCCTGTATGTGCACAACTTGCCAATGATCTTCCCTTGGGTAAGACCTACGGGTTCACTAAAGACAAATGGATACAAAAATTACAACGAGCATGCACAGAAAAAGAAAACCTCCTCTTCATTGCTGAGGAGGAAGGCAGACTTGCCGCGTTTGCCTGGGTACATACACATGGTGCATTCCTCGCTGCCCCCTATCTTCGCTTCATTGCCGTAGACCCCAGCTTTCAGGGCAGAGGGGTCGGTACCCTGCTCCTGAAGGAGTTTGAGGAACAGACGCGCTATCTCAAGAAAGATTGGTTTCTTCTTGTCTCAGAATTCAATATTGGAGCACAGCAGTTCTATGAGAAGCACGGCTACCAGAGAGTAGGGGCCCTTCCTGACTTTGCCAAGGAGGGGATTGCCGAGGTGATCATGGTAAAGAAACACGAGGGAAGAAACTAA
- a CDS encoding enolase C-terminal domain-like protein, protein MLEVTAVPAKLMLKTPFHIAHGSSDYRENVFLQIKTDHKTVYGEAAVVPYYGVTKEQILEDLQRTITPAMIRENQTLEVVDSFSYTMSACAYTTAMLGLQDKAPDQPNGNSVRGSSFTIAYTSDMQRMLEAIASCGFSTIKLKAGFPDDVQRITLIRERFPDLRIRLDANQGWSFSEAQSIIEQLQDQHIELIEEPIAGSPEELQALSSLSNIPIILDETVQTLDDLKRYAGSASGIVVKLAKSGGPQAAKKLIEEAEKHSLDVLLSCMVESSLAVTSALTLEPLCRWIDLDGPMLLADDPFSGLTYRNELPFGALQELTPSPKLLELFASTPPFILEP, encoded by the coding sequence ATGCTTGAAGTGACCGCAGTTCCAGCTAAACTGATGCTGAAAACTCCCTTCCATATAGCTCACGGTAGTTCTGACTACCGTGAGAATGTGTTCCTGCAAATCAAAACAGACCATAAGACTGTGTACGGGGAGGCTGCCGTCGTTCCCTACTATGGGGTTACCAAAGAACAGATCCTTGAGGACTTGCAGCGTACCATTACTCCAGCGATGATACGAGAAAACCAAACACTTGAAGTGGTCGATTCATTCTCTTACACCATGAGTGCCTGTGCATATACCACAGCCATGCTTGGCTTGCAAGACAAGGCTCCCGATCAGCCAAATGGTAACTCCGTACGGGGTTCTTCCTTTACCATCGCCTATACATCCGACATGCAGCGCATGTTGGAGGCTATTGCAAGTTGCGGGTTCTCCACCATTAAGTTGAAGGCAGGCTTTCCCGATGATGTACAGCGTATCACGTTGATCAGGGAACGCTTCCCTGACCTACGTATCCGCCTTGATGCAAACCAAGGGTGGAGCTTTAGTGAGGCCCAATCAATCATTGAGCAGTTACAAGACCAACATATCGAGCTGATCGAGGAGCCAATCGCAGGCAGCCCGGAAGAGCTGCAAGCCCTCTCCTCACTGAGCAATATTCCCATTATCTTGGATGAGACGGTTCAGACCCTGGACGACCTTAAGCGGTATGCAGGTAGTGCCAGCGGTATTGTGGTGAAACTCGCGAAGAGTGGAGGCCCTCAGGCAGCAAAGAAGCTCATAGAGGAAGCTGAGAAGCATTCCCTCGATGTACTGCTCAGTTGTATGGTTGAGTCCTCTCTCGCGGTGACCAGTGCCCTCACGCTCGAACCTCTCTGTAGATGGATCGACCTCGATGGCCCAATGCTCCTTGCTGACGACCCGTTCTCTGGATTGACCTATAGGAATGAGCTTCCCTTTGGTGCGCTGCAGGAACTCACTCCCTCGCCCAAACTCCTCGAGCTCTTCGCCTCCACACCGCCCTTTATTCTGGAGCCATGA
- a CDS encoding oligopeptide/dipeptide ABC transporter ATP-binding protein, translating to MAERETLLEVRDLKVHFPIEKGIIFKRKVGAVRAVDGISFTVQQGEALGLVGESGCGKSTTILAISRLERITGGEVLFSGVDLASLSESDLIKERQNFQIIFQDPYSSLDPRMRAIDIVAEPMRIFVKKGLLSLSEEEIKEKALSLLERCGLSSIYANRYPHEFSGGQRQRIGIARALSLGPKLILADEPVSALDVSIQSQILNLLKDLQKEFDLTFIFIAHDLSVVEYFCDRIAVMYLGNIVEMASSKELNDNPLHPYTRALLSAVPVPDPIAAKKRQRMILKGDVPSPSVVRTGCPFYERCPKAMPRCKEVKPALKEQGGNHQVACLLYEESSDA from the coding sequence ATGGCAGAGCGTGAGACATTGTTGGAAGTAAGAGACCTCAAGGTCCATTTCCCCATAGAGAAAGGCATCATCTTCAAAAGAAAGGTTGGAGCTGTGCGAGCGGTGGATGGTATTTCTTTCACCGTCCAGCAAGGCGAAGCCTTGGGATTGGTCGGAGAGTCAGGCTGCGGAAAATCCACCACCATCCTGGCAATCTCCCGCCTGGAGCGGATTACCGGTGGAGAAGTCCTGTTCTCCGGAGTTGATCTTGCCAGCCTGAGTGAGAGTGACCTGATTAAGGAGCGACAGAACTTCCAGATTATCTTCCAGGATCCATATTCTTCCCTCGATCCCCGAATGCGTGCGATCGACATTGTCGCTGAGCCCATGAGGATCTTCGTGAAGAAAGGCTTGCTCTCCTTGAGTGAGGAAGAGATTAAAGAGAAAGCACTCTCCCTCTTGGAGCGGTGTGGTCTCTCTTCCATCTACGCAAACCGCTATCCGCATGAGTTCTCCGGTGGTCAGCGTCAGCGTATTGGAATTGCCAGAGCACTCTCCTTGGGCCCAAAGTTGATCCTTGCAGATGAACCGGTCAGTGCACTGGATGTTTCCATCCAGTCACAGATCCTAAACCTGCTCAAGGACCTACAGAAGGAGTTTGACCTTACCTTCATCTTTATCGCCCATGACCTTTCGGTTGTTGAATACTTCTGTGACCGTATTGCCGTCATGTATCTGGGCAATATTGTGGAGATGGCCTCCAGCAAGGAATTGAATGACAACCCCTTGCACCCCTATACCAGGGCCTTGCTCTCTGCTGTTCCTGTCCCTGACCCTATTGCAGCAAAGAAGAGGCAGCGAATGATTCTGAAAGGCGATGTTCCCTCCCCGTCTGTAGTTCGCACTGGCTGCCCGTTTTATGAGCGTTGTCCGAAGGCCATGCCAAGGTGCAAGGAAGTAAAGCCAGCGTTGAAAGAGCAGGGTGGAAACCATCAGGTAGCGTGCTTGTTGTATGAGGAGTCCTCTGATGCTTGA
- a CDS encoding glycosyltransferase: MRIWILKEGEPLPINNSNGRLMRAGILAELFSQKGSDVTWWSSTYLHYEKKYACDNEQTIKISTKFSLKLLHSSNGYKKNISFKRIRYSKDLGRIFRKQSRKEDRPDIIYCSWPLMDFAYEAIKYGVEFNVPIVIDIRDLWPDIFIQPFPKRLQPIVKQGVQILFKQKVSLVMKSATAVVGVIPKTLKFAESYGRVLQLQDHIVHLAYDATPVSDEDLKQAKDFWDQQGLNKGQCIVSYIGTISNRIGDFDTLVQAAEKCTDPSIVFVFCGVGNYFEALRHKTNHLKNVILPGYRNKAELQHLLKISTFGLLAYRNTEDFVDSLPNKFGEYLSQGLIILTSLMGASREILERENCGKYYDTTESFLSTISSINESPQLKNEMTKNALRLFKNEFNAAKVYDDFYSFLQVVANGSINKGTHSDGKKNTIKKNQ, translated from the coding sequence ATGAGAATTTGGATATTAAAGGAAGGGGAGCCTCTACCTATTAATAATTCCAATGGGCGCCTAATGCGTGCTGGAATATTAGCAGAACTGTTTTCACAAAAAGGTTCTGATGTCACATGGTGGAGTTCTACATATTTGCATTATGAAAAAAAATATGCATGTGACAATGAACAGACAATCAAAATCAGTACGAAATTTTCACTCAAGTTATTGCATTCGAGTAATGGTTATAAAAAAAATATTTCATTCAAGCGTATTAGATACTCTAAAGATTTAGGTCGAATATTTCGTAAACAGAGTAGGAAAGAAGATAGACCTGACATTATCTATTGCTCTTGGCCATTAATGGATTTTGCATATGAAGCTATTAAATATGGTGTTGAATTCAATGTTCCTATAGTAATCGATATTCGAGATTTGTGGCCAGATATTTTTATTCAACCGTTTCCTAAAAGGTTGCAACCAATTGTAAAACAGGGGGTGCAAATATTATTTAAACAAAAGGTTTCACTTGTAATGAAATCAGCAACCGCTGTTGTTGGTGTAATTCCAAAGACATTGAAATTTGCAGAATCATATGGAAGGGTACTTCAGTTACAAGACCATATTGTACATCTTGCCTATGATGCTACTCCTGTCTCAGATGAAGATTTGAAGCAGGCAAAAGATTTTTGGGACCAACAAGGTTTAAATAAGGGACAGTGCATTGTTAGCTATATTGGTACTATAAGCAATCGGATTGGTGATTTTGACACATTGGTCCAAGCAGCAGAAAAATGTACAGACCCTTCTATTGTTTTTGTCTTTTGTGGGGTTGGAAACTATTTTGAAGCTTTAAGACATAAAACTAATCATCTTAAAAATGTGATACTACCCGGGTATCGTAATAAAGCAGAACTACAACACCTACTAAAAATATCTACATTTGGATTATTGGCGTATCGAAATACAGAGGATTTTGTAGATTCTCTCCCAAATAAGTTTGGTGAATACCTATCTCAAGGACTAATTATCCTCACTTCATTAATGGGCGCTTCTCGAGAAATTTTGGAGAGAGAGAATTGCGGAAAGTATTATGATACTACCGAATCATTTTTAAGTACGATTTCAAGTATCAACGAAAGCCCCCAATTGAAAAATGAAATGACAAAAAATGCATTACGTTTATTTAAAAATGAATTTAATGCAGCTAAAGTTTATGACGATTTCTATTCATTCTTACAAGTAGTAGCTAACGGTTCTATAAATAAAGGTACTCACAGTGATGGAAAAAAAAATACTATTAAGAAAAATCAATAA
- a CDS encoding serine hydrolase domain-containing protein, which translates to MNTTLDNLSPILAEYIQGQYFSAVAVGVYQAGEQQIKTWGTTAWGGPPLTPSHLFDLASLTKLYTTMAVLKLMHEQRFQEHTKIIDLLPIENPKLRQNLKPIQIADLLTHHSGLPAWYPFYTRSGEDFQTILHDILKEYPLSNKMIYSDINFMLLGLIVSNTTNLCLHEAMQTLVLNPLGLSDTTYRPIPSLCVATEYGNRIEKQMVHDRGLSFNGWRDETSPIRGSCNDGNAHYYFHGVSGHAGLFSSPQDVLTFGKAFLSADHAKLDARLYNNTIKNWGEGRGYGIQYGELYPDQGFGHTGFTGTYLYVNPKRDMVITILTNRLHTRTVRNINSIRLEILGRLLGS; encoded by the coding sequence ATGAACACGACACTCGATAATCTCAGCCCCATACTAGCCGAATATATACAAGGGCAGTACTTCTCTGCAGTTGCCGTAGGGGTCTATCAAGCAGGGGAACAACAGATAAAAACATGGGGCACCACAGCGTGGGGTGGCCCACCTCTTACTCCCTCCCATCTCTTCGACCTTGCTTCTTTGACCAAGCTCTACACCACCATGGCAGTTCTGAAACTCATGCATGAACAACGGTTCCAGGAACATACCAAGATTATCGACCTGCTTCCTATTGAAAACCCAAAACTCAGACAGAATCTCAAACCTATACAAATTGCTGACCTGTTAACCCATCACTCAGGGTTACCTGCCTGGTACCCGTTCTATACACGAAGTGGGGAAGATTTTCAGACCATTCTCCATGACATACTCAAAGAGTACCCTCTATCCAACAAAATGATCTACTCCGACATCAACTTCATGCTTCTTGGCCTGATCGTCAGTAATACAACAAATCTGTGCTTGCATGAGGCAATGCAAACATTGGTCTTGAACCCCCTCGGATTAAGCGATACTACCTACCGCCCGATCCCTTCACTGTGTGTGGCTACCGAATATGGGAACCGGATAGAGAAGCAGATGGTCCATGACCGTGGTTTATCTTTCAACGGATGGAGAGATGAAACCAGCCCTATACGAGGTTCCTGTAATGATGGTAACGCCCACTACTATTTCCATGGTGTTTCCGGCCACGCTGGCTTATTCTCATCTCCTCAGGATGTACTTACCTTTGGGAAGGCTTTTCTGAGTGCTGACCATGCGAAACTAGATGCACGACTCTACAACAACACAATCAAAAACTGGGGTGAGGGCAGAGGCTACGGGATACAGTACGGAGAACTCTATCCTGACCAGGGTTTTGGTCACACCGGCTTTACCGGTACCTACCTCTATGTGAATCCAAAGAGGGATATGGTAATTACCATCCTGACCAATCGACTGCATACGCGTACGGTGAGAAATATTAATTCAATAAGACTTGAGATTTTGGGGAGATTGCTGGGTTCATGA
- a CDS encoding sugar transferase: protein MGTEALKSENLKDHSRKGVSPVYLCVKRSLDFICSLLALIVLSPIFLILIIAIKLDSKGPVLFKQKRVGIHKTHFNILKFRTMRIDTPNDVPTHQLKNPEQYITKVGKLLRKTSLDELPQIWNIFVGQMSVIGPRPALWNQYDLIEERDKYGANDVPVGLTGWAQINGRDELPIRLKAKLDGEYAKRIGPIMDIRCFFATIFSVLKSDGVREGGTGNE from the coding sequence ATGGGAACTGAAGCTTTGAAATCTGAAAATTTGAAAGACCATAGTAGAAAAGGAGTTTCTCCAGTCTATCTATGTGTTAAGCGATCCCTTGATTTCATCTGTTCTCTATTGGCTTTAATTGTCCTCTCTCCCATATTCCTTATTCTCATTATTGCCATCAAGCTTGACTCTAAAGGGCCTGTCTTGTTCAAGCAGAAACGTGTTGGTATCCATAAAACACATTTCAATATTCTCAAGTTCCGGACTATGCGTATAGATACTCCTAATGATGTTCCGACTCATCAGCTCAAAAACCCTGAACAGTACATTACCAAAGTAGGGAAGCTCCTCAGAAAGACCAGTTTGGATGAGCTTCCCCAGATCTGGAACATTTTCGTTGGTCAGATGTCTGTCATTGGTCCCCGGCCAGCTCTGTGGAATCAGTACGATCTCATCGAAGAGCGGGATAAGTATGGAGCCAATGATGTTCCTGTAGGTCTTACTGGTTGGGCTCAGATAAACGGAAGGGATGAACTTCCTATCAGACTAAAAGCAAAGCTCGATGGCGAATATGCAAAGCGTATTGGCCCAATTATGGATATTCGTTGTTTCTTCGCTACCATCTTCTCAGTCCTTAAGAGTGACGGGGTGAGAGAAGGGGGGACGGGGAATGAGTAA
- a CDS encoding Gfo/Idh/MocA family oxidoreductase: MKYALIGCGRISPNHIAAALANKLDFVAVCDLNEQMMEDKILKFRLDEQNVAKYHDYREMLKEQKPDLVSICTESGKHASIALDCIEAGVNLIIEKPIALSIKDADAIIEKARKKKVKVCACHQNRFNKSVVKIREAMEQNRFGKMMHGTAHIRWNRGRDYYDRASWRGTWEQDGGALMNQCIHNIDLLRWMMGDEISEVFAYTDNLTHSYIEAEDLGLALVKFASGSYGIIEGTTNIYPQNLEETLYLFGEKGTVKAGGQSVNIIEEWRFADLLDDPEEVKTTYHENPPNVYGYGHTPLFADVIEAIREDREPMVTAEAGKRALELVLAIYKSAAEGKPVRLPLVDCATIDFAGRFS; the protein is encoded by the coding sequence ATGAAATATGCACTGATAGGCTGCGGGAGGATTTCTCCCAACCACATAGCTGCCGCTCTGGCTAACAAGCTTGATTTCGTTGCCGTCTGTGACCTCAACGAGCAGATGATGGAGGACAAGATCCTCAAGTTCAGGCTGGATGAACAGAACGTGGCAAAGTATCACGATTACCGGGAGATGCTGAAGGAACAGAAACCGGACCTGGTCTCCATCTGCACAGAGAGCGGCAAGCATGCATCCATCGCCTTGGATTGTATTGAGGCTGGAGTCAATCTCATCATCGAGAAACCAATCGCTCTCTCCATCAAGGATGCTGATGCCATCATAGAGAAGGCAAGGAAGAAAAAGGTGAAAGTGTGTGCCTGTCACCAGAACCGTTTCAACAAATCAGTGGTGAAGATACGCGAGGCAATGGAACAGAATCGCTTTGGGAAAATGATGCATGGGACTGCCCACATCCGATGGAATCGTGGCAGGGACTACTATGACAGGGCCTCCTGGCGTGGGACATGGGAACAGGACGGTGGTGCCCTCATGAACCAGTGCATCCACAATATCGACCTGCTCAGATGGATGATGGGAGATGAGATTTCAGAGGTGTTTGCCTATACCGACAACCTTACCCATTCCTACATCGAGGCAGAGGATCTTGGTCTTGCCTTGGTGAAGTTTGCCAGTGGTTCCTATGGAATCATTGAGGGGACCACCAATATCTACCCCCAGAACTTGGAGGAGACGCTCTACCTGTTCGGGGAGAAAGGGACCGTGAAGGCTGGGGGGCAGTCCGTGAACATCATTGAGGAGTGGCGTTTCGCCGACCTGTTGGATGACCCCGAAGAGGTCAAGACGACCTACCACGAGAACCCTCCCAACGTGTATGGGTATGGTCACACCCCATTGTTTGCTGATGTGATTGAGGCAATCAGGGAAGACCGTGAGCCAATGGTAACAGCGGAAGCCGGGAAGCGGGCACTCGAACTGGTACTGGCCATCTACAAGTCTGCCGCCGAAGGAAAGCCGGTCAGGCTTCCCCTGGTCGATTGTGCGACCATTGATTTCGCAGGGAGGTTCTCCTGA
- a CDS encoding acyltransferase, with the protein MDWYVHPSSYVDADVIIGKDTKVWHFCHIQGGARIGEGCSLGQNVNVSNNVVIGNGCKIQNNVSLYEGVTLEDHVFCGPSCVFTNDLTPRAKYPKGKAGYLKTLVQEGASIGANATIVCGITIGRWALIGSGAVVTKDVPDYALMVGVPAQQKGWACECGSVLDENLHCKSCSRQYETKEEGLGELL; encoded by the coding sequence ATGGACTGGTATGTACATCCTTCTTCCTATGTTGATGCCGATGTGATTATCGGCAAGGATACCAAGGTCTGGCACTTCTGCCACATACAGGGCGGTGCAAGGATCGGGGAAGGTTGCTCCCTTGGACAGAATGTGAATGTCTCGAACAACGTGGTAATCGGGAACGGCTGCAAGATTCAGAACAACGTTTCCCTGTATGAGGGGGTAACGCTCGAGGACCATGTGTTCTGCGGGCCTTCCTGTGTATTCACAAACGATCTTACCCCGAGGGCAAAATACCCGAAGGGGAAGGCAGGCTATCTGAAAACTCTCGTACAAGAGGGTGCCTCCATCGGGGCGAATGCCACCATCGTCTGTGGGATAACCATTGGTAGATGGGCACTCATCGGCAGCGGGGCGGTTGTCACCAAGGATGTCCCAGATTATGCCTTGATGGTTGGAGTGCCTGCACAGCAGAAGGGATGGGCCTGTGAATGTGGTTCCGTTCTGGATGAGAACCTGCATTGCAAGAGTTGCAGCAGACAGTATGAGACAAAAGAAGAAGGATTGGGTGAATTGTTATGA
- a CDS encoding nucleotide sugar dehydrogenase, protein MEKKILLRKINNKVIRVGVIGLGYVGLPLAVEKARAGFKTTGFDVQQKKVNMVNQGINYIGDVVQEDLASLVKNGMLRATSDFSFVKDCDFIAICVPTPLDEHQQPDITYVRDSVMEIAKFLKKDSIVVLESTTYPGTTEELVKPLLEEGSGLVCGEDFYLGFSPERVDPGNLQYKTKNTPKVVGGIGKDATEVIAAMYRAVLSSDVTEVSSPAVAEMEKILENTYRNVNIGLVNELAQLCHEMGISIWEVIDAAKTKPYGFQAFYPGPGLGGHCIPLDPYYLSWKAREYGFHTSMIESSMMINDRMPEYTVERASKILNRFRKALNGSKILMLGVAYKQDIDDYRESPALDVIEILEKHGAVVAYYDPWVAEYHHKGKVVKGEKELNANLLEEADLVIITTAHSNVDYDLVQKHAKAIFDTKNVMKAIAGRDNIEVL, encoded by the coding sequence ATGGAAAAAAAAATACTATTAAGAAAAATCAATAACAAAGTAATTAGGGTTGGTGTCATTGGTCTTGGCTATGTCGGTCTACCCTTGGCTGTTGAGAAGGCAAGGGCAGGCTTCAAGACCACCGGCTTTGATGTCCAGCAGAAGAAAGTGAACATGGTGAATCAGGGCATCAATTATATCGGTGATGTAGTCCAGGAAGACCTGGCTTCCTTGGTGAAGAATGGGATGCTCAGGGCAACCAGTGATTTCTCCTTTGTGAAGGATTGTGACTTCATCGCCATATGCGTTCCCACTCCCCTGGACGAGCACCAGCAACCCGACATCACCTATGTACGGGATTCTGTCATGGAGATAGCCAAATTTCTCAAGAAGGATTCAATTGTTGTCTTGGAGTCTACCACCTACCCGGGGACCACTGAGGAGTTGGTGAAGCCCTTGCTGGAGGAAGGCTCCGGCCTTGTCTGCGGGGAGGATTTCTATCTCGGTTTCTCCCCTGAGCGTGTCGACCCAGGCAACCTACAGTACAAGACGAAGAACACTCCAAAGGTAGTCGGAGGCATCGGGAAGGATGCGACCGAGGTGATTGCAGCGATGTACCGTGCGGTGCTTTCCAGTGATGTGACCGAGGTTTCTAGCCCTGCGGTGGCAGAGATGGAGAAGATCCTGGAGAATACCTACCGGAATGTGAACATTGGCCTGGTGAATGAGCTAGCCCAGCTCTGTCACGAGATGGGCATCAGCATCTGGGAAGTCATCGATGCTGCAAAGACCAAGCCCTATGGATTCCAGGCATTCTACCCGGGACCGGGCCTGGGAGGCCACTGCATCCCCCTCGATCCCTACTATCTCTCCTGGAAGGCTAGGGAGTATGGGTTCCATACTTCTATGATAGAGAGTTCGATGATGATCAACGACCGGATGCCTGAGTACACGGTGGAACGGGCCTCGAAGATACTGAACAGGTTCAGGAAGGCCCTCAATGGATCGAAAATCCTGATGCTGGGGGTTGCCTACAAACAGGACATTGACGACTACCGGGAGAGCCCGGCCCTGGATGTAATAGAGATTCTAGAGAAACATGGTGCTGTAGTTGCTTATTATGATCCCTGGGTGGCAGAGTACCATCACAAGGGAAAGGTTGTGAAAGGCGAGAAGGAACTGAATGCAAACCTGCTGGAAGAAGCCGACCTTGTCATAATCACCACTGCGCACAGCAACGTTGACTATGATCTGGTACAGAAACATGCAAAGGCCATCTTTGACACAAAGAATGTCATGAAGGCCATTGCCGGTCGTGACAATATCGAGGTGCTGTGA
- a CDS encoding ABC transporter ATP-binding protein — MHETTILQVEGLVTEFKSERGIVNAVNKVSFDLERGQTLGIVGESGSGKSVTNLSILRLIEYPPGRITGGKVLFHDQDLLSVSENEMLSIRGKHISMIFQDPLTSLNPVIKVWKQIAETLMLHQGMKGINNQGKPCRRRRSLLFRPKGRGISPCFPSTRSVMEPWLPLLSLRWGMKKQEAKKQAIELLRIIGIPDPEMRAECYPHQFSGGMRQRVMIAMALSCNPDILIADEPTTALDVTIQAQILDLIREKKEQYQTSVIMITHDLGVIAEMCDHVCVMYAGRIVERAGVEALFGSPKHPYTRGLLESIPRMGNVGAQRLHSIKGSPPDLANLPPGCPFRDRCDKAMDICASKLPPEVVLQEAEGERTVACWLYPEESKHGRA; from the coding sequence ATGCATGAAACAACTATTTTGCAAGTAGAAGGCCTGGTTACCGAGTTCAAGTCTGAACGTGGTATCGTCAACGCAGTAAACAAGGTTTCCTTTGACCTGGAGCGGGGACAGACACTTGGAATTGTGGGAGAGTCGGGTTCCGGAAAATCAGTAACCAACCTCTCCATTCTCCGCCTGATCGAATACCCTCCTGGGAGGATTACCGGAGGGAAGGTCCTCTTCCATGACCAGGACCTGCTCAGCGTGAGCGAGAACGAAATGCTTTCCATCAGAGGGAAGCATATCTCCATGATCTTCCAGGATCCGCTTACCTCCTTGAATCCAGTGATCAAGGTATGGAAGCAAATTGCTGAGACCTTGATGCTCCACCAGGGGATGAAAGGTATCAATAACCAGGGCAAGCCCTGCCGCAGGAGGCGTAGCCTCCTTTTCCGCCCCAAGGGGCGGGGTATCTCACCTTGCTTTCCCAGCACTCGCTCGGTAATGGAACCATGGCTTCCGCTACTCTCGCTTCGTTGGGGAATGAAGAAGCAAGAGGCAAAGAAGCAGGCCATTGAGCTGCTCAGAATCATTGGTATCCCAGACCCCGAGATGCGCGCTGAGTGTTATCCCCATCAGTTCTCCGGGGGAATGCGCCAGCGTGTCATGATCGCCATGGCGCTTTCCTGCAACCCTGATATTCTTATTGCCGATGAACCGACCACCGCCCTGGATGTTACCATTCAGGCCCAGATCCTTGATCTCATCCGAGAGAAGAAGGAACAGTATCAGACCTCGGTCATTATGATCACCCATGACCTGGGGGTCATCGCAGAGATGTGCGACCATGTATGCGTCATGTATGCCGGTCGTATCGTGGAGCGCGCTGGGGTGGAAGCGCTCTTCGGGAGTCCGAAGCACCCCTATACGAGAGGATTGCTTGAATCCATCCCTCGTATGGGAAACGTGGGTGCCCAGCGGCTCCATTCGATCAAGGGTTCCCCTCCTGATCTGGCAAACCTTCCTCCTGGTTGTCCCTTCCGTGACCGTTGTGATAAAGCGATGGACATCTGTGCTTCCAAGCTTCCTCCAGAGGTTGTGCTTCAAGAGGCAGAGGGAGAGAGAACCGTCGCATGTTGGTTGTATCCGGAGGAGAGTAAGCATGGCAGAGCGTGA